TCCCCATTCCGCCCATGCACGATCGCAAAAGCCTGTTCCAGAAGGCGGTGGGTGCCGTCCGACCCTACGTGCCCTTCACGGGTCCGCCGCCCCGTCCCCGTCCGGCCCATCTCAAGGGCTGGGTGAAGCTGGGCTCCACCGCCATAGACGGGGTGGAGGTGCGCGCCCACTAGCCCGGAAACCTGTTCTCACACGCGGCCGCACACCGGAGCGTCAAGATTGAACTTTCGGAAACCGATTTTTTGGCAACAGGGCCTGTTCCTACAGCCGCAGCACCTCCAGTACGGGGACATGCGGGCCCGGCAGCTGTCCTATGACCTTCATCGCCAGCTGGCCCCGCATCTGTGGGGGGTCGGGGCCCTGGAGGTGAACGAGGAGGCCCTGGAGAACGGCGTATTCGAGGTTCATTCGGGCAACTTCCTCTTCCAGGACGGCACCCATGTGTTCCATCCGGAGAGCGCGGTCCTGGAATCGCGGAGCTTCGAGCAGGCGTGGACGGACCGGAACCGGCCCTTCCGGGTCTTCCTCGGCCTCCCCAAGCTCTCGGCGGCGGACGCCAACGTGGCCGTGGGAAGCGACGGGCAGGGCGGCGGGACCCGCTTCGTCGCCGCGGCGGAGAACACCGACGGCATGCCGGACCTGTACCAGGAGGGTCCACGCGGCGAAGTGCAGACCCTGGACCACGTCCTCCGGATCCTCTGGGATACGGAGGTCCAGGAGGAAGGCGGAGAGGGGCGCTATCACCTGATTCCGCTGGCCCAGCTGATCTCGGACGGCGATATGATCCGGGTGGACCCCGCGTTCTCGCCGCCCTGCCTCAGTATCGGCGCCTCGGCGGGCCTGATGCGGCTCTTGCGGGGGGTGCGTGACGACCTCGTGGGCCGGGCGCACCAGCTGGAGGCCTACAAAGTCTCCAGCGACGCGGTCAGCTCCGATTCCAGTCCCCGCTATATGCGCTATCTGCTCGCCCTGCAGGCCTTCGGACGCCATGTTCCGACGCTCGTGCACTATCTGGAAGAGCCCGCGGTTCACCCCTGGGAGGCTTACCGGACCCTCCGCCAGCTGGTAGGGGAGCTGAGCATCTACTCCACCCAGGTGGACGTAACCGGGGCCAGTCCGGACCGGAGCGACGGCCTGCCGGTCTATTCCCACGCTGACCCCGGCGCCTCCTTCTCGGCGGCCATACGGATCCTCCAGCGGGCGATGAATGAGATCACCGTGGGCCCCGAGGAGCTGATCCACTTCGAGCCCGTTGGGGAGGGGCGCTTCCACGGCGACATCCCCGAGGATTTCCTGGACCGCCGCAACACGCTGTACCTGGTGCTGCGCACCGAAGAAGACTTCGAGGACCACCTGGAGCCGTTCCTGCGCTTCGCCAAGCTCGGCGCCGGCGACGAGGTGGAGCTCTTCGCCCGACGGGCCCTTCCGGGGGTCGGCCTCCAGCACGTCCAGGTCCGCCCCGAGGGGCTTCCCTACCGGCCCAACGCCACCTATTTCCGGGTGGACCGCGGCGGCGAGGCTTGGTCCGCCGTGGAGCGGCGCGGCGAGCTGGACCTGCTCTGGGATGAGGCGCCCGCGGACCTGAGCATCGAGCTGCTGGTAGTGAGGGGCTGACCATGCGACTTACCGACTGCTTCGCCGACCTGCTCGGGTTCGCGCTGGAGACGAGGAATGGGCTCGAGGCTGGCGCAGGCCCGGGCTACGACGAAGTCCGCAGCCAGGTGGAGCAGCTCCTCGCGGAGGCCTCGGCCACCTGCTCGGGGGGCAAGTTCAGCCCCGAGCAGTTCGAGGCGGCCAAATTCGCCGTGGTGGCGTTCATCGACGAGGTGCTCCTGAGCGCCGATTGGCCCGGTCAGGAGCAATGGGCCCGGTCCCCCTTGCAGCGGGCCCATTTCGGCACGGCGAATGCCGGCGAGGAGCTGTTTGCGCGCCTGGATGCCCTCAACCCCTTCAACCCCGCCGAGAACGACATCCGGGAAGTCTACTTCTACTGCCTGAGCCTGGGCTTCACGGGGCGGTACGAATACTCGGGGGGGAAGGCCAAGCTCGCCGAGCTGCGCTCCGGGCTATTCGAGTCCCTGGCCAGGCGGACGGAAAGCGGGACCGAGGACGGGGATCGGCTGTTCCCCGGGGCCGATCCGGCCCCCATGGACAGCCCCGGGGTCCATGCCTCCGCCTCGTGGCTTCCCGTGTATGTGGGCATCCCCCTGCTGTTGCTGATCGGCGCCTATATTTTCTTCCGTATGGACCTGGTTCAAACGGCCGAATCGCTGCTCAGGACGGTCTAGCCGCCGGGGTTCCGGAGCCTCCGGGCCCGGGATCCGATCTTGGGACATTCCGTAGGAAGCGGTGCGTACCGTGAAGAAATTTCTGAAATTTCTACTCATAACCGGCATCTGGGTCGCCATCGCCGCGCTGGCCGTGGCCGGTGCCGTGATGCTGGGCTATTCCCCGCTTGCGGGCCTACAGCTCGCCGGGGTCCTGCTGGCGCTGTGGCTCCTCTTCCTCGGAGTGCGGAAGCTCATCCGGAGGCAGCGGGCCAAGCGCCGCACGGAGCGGCTGGTGAACGTTG
This Thiohalorhabdus sp. Cl-TMA DNA region includes the following protein-coding sequences:
- the tssK gene encoding type VI secretion system baseplate subunit TssK, giving the protein MNFRKPIFWQQGLFLQPQHLQYGDMRARQLSYDLHRQLAPHLWGVGALEVNEEALENGVFEVHSGNFLFQDGTHVFHPESAVLESRSFEQAWTDRNRPFRVFLGLPKLSAADANVAVGSDGQGGGTRFVAAAENTDGMPDLYQEGPRGEVQTLDHVLRILWDTEVQEEGGEGRYHLIPLAQLISDGDMIRVDPAFSPPCLSIGASAGLMRLLRGVRDDLVGRAHQLEAYKVSSDAVSSDSSPRYMRYLLALQAFGRHVPTLVHYLEEPAVHPWEAYRTLRQLVGELSIYSTQVDVTGASPDRSDGLPVYSHADPGASFSAAIRILQRAMNEITVGPEELIHFEPVGEGRFHGDIPEDFLDRRNTLYLVLRTEEDFEDHLEPFLRFAKLGAGDEVELFARRALPGVGLQHVQVRPEGLPYRPNATYFRVDRGGEAWSAVERRGELDLLWDEAPADLSIELLVVRG
- a CDS encoding DotU family type IV/VI secretion system protein codes for the protein MRLTDCFADLLGFALETRNGLEAGAGPGYDEVRSQVEQLLAEASATCSGGKFSPEQFEAAKFAVVAFIDEVLLSADWPGQEQWARSPLQRAHFGTANAGEELFARLDALNPFNPAENDIREVYFYCLSLGFTGRYEYSGGKAKLAELRSGLFESLARRTESGTEDGDRLFPGADPAPMDSPGVHASASWLPVYVGIPLLLLIGAYIFFRMDLVQTAESLLRTV